The Corallococcus silvisoli genome has a segment encoding these proteins:
- a CDS encoding PRC-barrel domain containing protein encodes MRFSEAVVQGRTVVASGGQTLGTVEALTIDDASWRVEALHVKLQSASADELGTYWNYFRAARIDVPTRLVQSVSDTVLLAVSVEELRQVLDQEPGAAPAPS; translated from the coding sequence GGGGCGCACGGTCGTGGCCTCGGGAGGACAGACCCTGGGGACCGTGGAGGCGTTGACGATTGACGATGCGTCCTGGCGGGTCGAAGCGCTGCACGTGAAGCTTCAATCAGCATCCGCCGATGAGCTGGGGACGTACTGGAATTACTTCCGCGCGGCGCGCATCGACGTGCCCACGCGCCTGGTCCAATCCGTGAGCGACACGGTGCTCCTCGCCGTCAGCGTGGAGGAGCTCCGACAGGTGCTCGACCAGGAGCCAGGGGCCGCGCCAGCGCCGTCCTGA
- a CDS encoding winged helix-turn-helix transcriptional regulator produces MPIIKELPHVPAERALRVIGGRWKVFALYFLFDGPKRLSELRRLIPDVSQKMLVQSLRELEEHGIVHREIFAEVPPRVVYTATKLGMSLRPIVGALCDWGKKHRSELEAAAASGAKNTTQPKRGTPSKSK; encoded by the coding sequence ATGCCCATCATCAAGGAGCTACCGCACGTCCCGGCAGAACGCGCGCTGCGGGTGATCGGCGGGCGCTGGAAGGTCTTCGCGCTCTACTTCCTGTTCGACGGCCCGAAGCGTCTCTCGGAGCTGCGTCGCCTCATCCCCGACGTCAGCCAGAAGATGCTCGTGCAGTCACTGCGCGAGCTGGAGGAGCACGGCATCGTCCACCGCGAGATCTTCGCCGAGGTGCCTCCCCGTGTCGTCTACACCGCGACGAAGCTCGGCATGAGCTTGCGGCCAATCGTGGGCGCGCTCTGCGATTGGGGAAAGAAGCACAGAAGCGAGCTCGAGGCCGCCGCTGCGAGCGGCGCCAAGAACACCACGCAACCGAAGCGCGGCACGCCGAGCAAGTCGAAGTGA
- a CDS encoding PH domain-containing protein translates to MFRIRALLRMGVYGAMALAVALALTFAGNERWPFLLPCAVVLGLSVLTAWYPQRAHERWGWALREHDLIISHGVLLQQVVSIPAGRIQHVDVHQGPIERSLGLARLQIFTAAGSGADGEIPGLTRETADALRERLVRREADDVV, encoded by the coding sequence TTGTTCCGCATCCGGGCGTTGCTGCGCATGGGGGTCTATGGCGCGATGGCCCTCGCCGTGGCGCTTGCGTTGACGTTCGCGGGCAACGAGCGCTGGCCGTTCCTGCTGCCGTGCGCGGTGGTACTGGGGCTGAGCGTGCTGACGGCGTGGTATCCACAGCGGGCGCATGAGCGTTGGGGGTGGGCGCTGCGCGAGCACGACCTGATCATCTCGCACGGGGTGCTCCTGCAGCAGGTGGTGTCCATCCCGGCGGGCCGCATCCAGCATGTGGACGTGCACCAGGGCCCCATCGAGCGCTCACTGGGGCTCGCGCGCCTGCAGATCTTCACGGCGGCGGGCAGCGGCGCGGACGGAGAGATTCCGGGCCTCACACGGGAGACGGCGGACGCCCTGCGCGAGCGACTGGTGCGGCGCGAGGCCGACGATGTCGTCTGA
- a CDS encoding PH domain-containing protein, producing the protein MSSEPEAPPATQEVPWKRLSSKAPLAALVPLSASLGRLMLGALLPAYFAGEHGPPGFAWVFMSGIAALLLAGGLYEVATLSYRVVGAQLEIRSGVFTRSSRFIEAARVQNTEVLQPFMSKLFGLVEVKVETASGGKADGHLRGLTPEDAQALVLALQAVRGEAGTAGPLPGDPAREERVLSEAHLGGLLLYGATALGVGVIAVALGALHEITETFQKLLRPWMEAHWDAVAAPGMGWLAATVAALIGLLGLWLVSGVRAVLRFHGFRLVDTGTHLRAVGGLITRRQVTVRRARIQQVVLDEPLLRRTLGFGSVEVETAGVRGGQEAADRAELLVPVVPTARMPELLREFVPELPDALGSLPLQRAHPKALLRARIRAVGLSVLVAAPATWFWGAWGAVAWLLLPAQWLGAWFDWRFQGWLVTDALVVVRQGFWRRRTTVVQRARIQSVKARQGPLERGYGIGHVRIDVAGSHVILPSVGWAEAQSLIDVLPARRPSRSPQLPAVRLPG; encoded by the coding sequence ATGTCGTCTGAGCCAGAGGCCCCGCCCGCCACGCAGGAGGTGCCCTGGAAGCGGCTCAGCTCGAAGGCACCGCTCGCGGCGCTGGTGCCACTGTCGGCGAGCCTCGGGCGCCTGATGCTGGGGGCGCTGCTGCCCGCGTACTTCGCTGGCGAGCACGGCCCGCCGGGGTTCGCCTGGGTGTTCATGTCGGGCATCGCGGCGCTCTTGCTCGCCGGCGGGCTCTATGAAGTGGCCACGCTGAGCTACCGCGTGGTGGGCGCCCAGCTGGAGATCCGCTCTGGCGTCTTCACCCGCTCGTCGCGCTTCATCGAGGCCGCGCGGGTGCAGAACACGGAGGTGCTTCAGCCCTTCATGTCGAAGCTGTTCGGGCTGGTGGAGGTGAAGGTGGAGACGGCCTCCGGAGGCAAGGCGGACGGCCATCTGCGAGGCCTGACGCCGGAGGACGCACAGGCGTTGGTCCTTGCGCTCCAGGCGGTGCGCGGGGAGGCAGGTACGGCGGGGCCGCTGCCCGGCGACCCCGCGCGGGAGGAGCGAGTGCTCTCCGAGGCCCACCTGGGAGGGCTGCTGCTCTACGGCGCGACCGCGCTGGGAGTGGGAGTGATCGCGGTGGCGCTGGGCGCGCTGCATGAAATCACCGAGACCTTCCAGAAGCTGCTGCGTCCCTGGATGGAAGCGCATTGGGACGCGGTGGCGGCGCCGGGCATGGGCTGGCTGGCCGCGACGGTGGCGGCGCTCATCGGGCTGCTCGGCCTGTGGCTGGTGAGTGGTGTGCGGGCGGTGTTGCGCTTCCACGGCTTCCGGCTGGTGGACACGGGCACGCACCTGCGCGCGGTGGGTGGGCTCATCACGCGTCGTCAGGTGACGGTGCGGCGGGCGCGCATCCAGCAGGTGGTGCTGGATGAGCCGCTCCTGCGTCGCACGCTGGGCTTCGGGTCGGTGGAGGTGGAGACCGCGGGTGTCCGCGGCGGCCAGGAGGCAGCGGACCGCGCGGAGCTCCTGGTGCCGGTGGTGCCCACGGCGCGCATGCCGGAGTTGCTTCGGGAGTTCGTGCCGGAGCTGCCCGACGCCCTGGGGTCCCTGCCCCTCCAGCGAGCGCATCCCAAGGCGCTCCTGCGTGCCCGCATCCGGGCGGTGGGGTTGAGCGTGCTGGTGGCGGCGCCCGCGACCTGGTTCTGGGGGGCGTGGGGCGCGGTGGCGTGGCTCCTGCTGCCCGCGCAGTGGCTGGGGGCGTGGTTCGACTGGCGGTTCCAGGGGTGGCTCGTCACGGACGCGCTGGTGGTGGTGCGCCAGGGTTTCTGGAGGCGCCGCACGACGGTGGTGCAGCGCGCGCGCATCCAGTCCGTCAAGGCACGTCAGGGTCCGCTGGAGCGCGGCTATGGCATCGGGCACGTGCGCATCGACGTCGCGGGTTCGCACGTCATCCTGCCGAGCGTGGGATGGGCGGAGGCCCAATCCCTCATCGACGTGCTCCCAGCGAGGCGTCCGTCGCGCAGCCCCCAGCTCCCGGCCGTGCGGCTTCCCGGATAG
- a CDS encoding LVIVD repeat-containing protein: protein MTFLPRCLGALLLACPTLLTACADPQGTPDAGTPPVVGWDGTSTPIEEKGDWIDRGVFASCKFTPPLGTPLDCDTPALFDLSRCNLGALSTAARHGIYQTELRSTSGEYPWGGAGILLPEDGGAGTLNFTPLTRQQFDDQGLFLANIFTTTRGVVTKYALAGCDAPEPNHITGCYAFCSNGVLAEKGTFDSERMTWGRGEAESSGGLNLVSESFVGLGFPADVYVTKNHAYVVSIQLKNYMPSGGLTVFDVSDRRHPVLKKVITLPDDGYWNAAWAKDDVLYIATRASGVILYDISNPGDPTYLRSVPSGAPLDVHTLFVEGNRLYAMALRPQQTIIFDITSPQAPVLLNRFTFSSEEFVTSYPHDAFAYEGRLYINHTDIGFLVTDPGDPMQVKELGRYHYNRQYSHASAVGTFAGRTIAFEGGEQEGAHLRVLDVTDPAHIQLIAERRLRPTTSIHNMILKGTRLYVAWYQEGVRVFDVANPTHPKEIAYFNTYRETDPKRLGFVYEGAIGMRVPGDGYVYVVDSARGLLIFNEP, encoded by the coding sequence ATGACCTTTCTTCCCCGGTGTCTGGGGGCACTGCTGCTTGCTTGCCCCACGCTGCTGACGGCCTGCGCCGACCCCCAGGGGACACCGGACGCCGGCACGCCCCCTGTCGTGGGGTGGGATGGCACCTCCACTCCCATTGAGGAGAAGGGCGACTGGATTGACCGCGGCGTCTTCGCTTCCTGCAAGTTCACTCCCCCGCTCGGAACCCCGCTTGACTGCGACACCCCTGCCCTCTTCGACCTGTCGAGGTGCAACCTGGGGGCGCTCAGCACGGCGGCACGGCACGGCATCTACCAGACGGAGCTGCGCTCGACCTCCGGCGAGTACCCCTGGGGGGGCGCCGGCATCCTGCTCCCCGAGGATGGCGGCGCCGGAACCCTGAATTTCACCCCCCTCACCCGGCAGCAGTTCGATGACCAGGGCCTGTTCCTCGCGAACATCTTCACCACGACCCGGGGTGTGGTCACGAAGTATGCGCTGGCGGGCTGCGACGCTCCCGAGCCCAACCACATCACCGGCTGCTATGCGTTTTGTAGCAACGGCGTGCTCGCGGAGAAGGGCACGTTCGACTCGGAGCGCATGACCTGGGGCCGCGGTGAGGCCGAGTCCTCCGGGGGCCTGAACCTCGTCTCCGAATCCTTTGTCGGACTTGGCTTTCCGGCGGACGTCTACGTCACGAAGAACCATGCCTACGTGGTGTCCATCCAGCTCAAGAACTACATGCCCTCGGGTGGCTTGACTGTCTTCGACGTCAGCGACCGCCGCCACCCCGTGCTGAAGAAAGTCATTACCCTGCCGGACGATGGGTACTGGAACGCCGCGTGGGCCAAGGACGACGTCCTCTACATCGCCACCCGCGCTTCCGGCGTCATCCTCTATGACATCTCGAATCCGGGGGACCCGACCTACCTCCGCAGCGTGCCCAGCGGCGCGCCCCTGGACGTGCACACCCTGTTCGTAGAGGGCAACCGGCTCTATGCCATGGCGCTGCGGCCCCAGCAGACGATCATCTTCGACATCACGTCACCCCAAGCCCCTGTCCTGCTCAACCGCTTCACCTTCTCGTCAGAGGAGTTCGTCACCAGCTATCCGCATGACGCCTTCGCCTACGAGGGCCGCCTCTACATCAACCACACGGATATCGGCTTCCTGGTCACCGACCCGGGCGACCCCATGCAGGTCAAGGAGCTGGGTCGATACCACTACAACCGGCAATACAGCCATGCCAGCGCGGTGGGGACCTTCGCGGGCCGCACCATCGCGTTCGAAGGCGGTGAGCAGGAGGGCGCGCACCTTCGCGTGCTGGATGTCACGGACCCGGCCCACATCCAACTCATCGCCGAGCGCCGGCTGCGCCCCACCACCTCCATCCACAACATGATCCTGAAGGGCACCCGGCTGTACGTCGCCTGGTACCAGGAGGGAGTGCGCGTGTTCGACGTAGCCAATCCCACACACCCCAAGGAGATTGCCTATTTCAACACCTATCGTGAGACCGACCCGAAACGGCTGGGCTTCGTCTACGAGGGCGCAATCGGAATGCGCGTCCCGGGCGACGGGTATGTCTATGTGGTGGATTCAGCGCGCGGGCTGCTCATCTTCAACGAGCCCTGA
- a CDS encoding dihydroxyacetone kinase family protein produces MKKLVNAPRAVVQEMLEGFVALAPGQALLEGETVVVRADVPAAPGARKVAVLSGGGSGHEPAHAGYVGAGMLHAAVAGDVFTSPSADAVLAAIRAVAGPAGALLIVKNYTGDRLNFGLAAELARAEGIPTEVVVVADDVALRDTVEPERRRGIAGVVLVHKVAGAAAAAGASLAEVVREASAAAATLGSMGVALGPCTVPAAGRPGFALGEAEVELGLGIHGEQGVRRVALQPADALADTLLSIIVEDRKVGAGDRVALMVNGLGGTPPMELAIVTRRALAFLAERGVKVERAWQGTFLSALEMPGCSLTVLKVDDARLERLDAATEAPAWPGRGQVVTQRRVVPARGALSRTEGHAKPEPEMARVRAAALAVADAWDAAEARLTELDSAAGDGDLGLSLARGAAAIRALPEGAWATPSGALTELGQALRRNIGGSSGPFYATALLRAARHLADKPLDAVAWARAFEVAVEAVSELGGARPGDRTMVDALHPAAVALTRGVREGRSLAVAWAEAARAAEAGADATAGMSPRLGRASYLGERAKGIPDAGAVAVVIWMKALGGVAD; encoded by the coding sequence GTGAAGAAGCTCGTCAATGCGCCGCGTGCCGTGGTCCAGGAGATGTTGGAGGGGTTCGTGGCGCTGGCGCCGGGGCAGGCGCTGCTGGAGGGGGAGACGGTGGTGGTGCGCGCGGACGTTCCGGCGGCGCCGGGGGCGCGGAAGGTGGCGGTGTTGTCGGGGGGCGGCAGCGGGCACGAGCCGGCGCATGCGGGGTACGTGGGCGCGGGCATGTTGCACGCGGCGGTCGCGGGGGACGTGTTCACGTCACCCAGCGCGGACGCGGTGCTGGCGGCGATCCGCGCGGTGGCGGGGCCGGCGGGGGCGCTGCTCATCGTGAAGAACTACACGGGCGACCGGCTCAACTTCGGGTTGGCGGCGGAGCTGGCGCGCGCGGAGGGCATTCCGACGGAGGTGGTGGTGGTGGCGGACGACGTGGCGTTGCGCGACACGGTGGAGCCGGAGCGGCGCCGGGGCATCGCGGGCGTGGTGCTGGTGCACAAGGTGGCGGGGGCGGCGGCCGCGGCGGGGGCGTCGTTGGCGGAGGTGGTGCGCGAGGCGTCGGCCGCGGCCGCGACGTTGGGCAGCATGGGCGTGGCGCTGGGGCCCTGCACGGTGCCGGCGGCGGGACGGCCGGGGTTCGCGCTGGGCGAGGCGGAGGTGGAGCTGGGCTTGGGCATCCACGGTGAGCAGGGCGTGCGCCGCGTGGCGCTCCAGCCCGCGGACGCGCTGGCGGACACGCTGCTGTCGATCATCGTGGAGGATCGGAAGGTGGGCGCGGGAGACCGCGTGGCGCTGATGGTCAACGGGTTGGGGGGCACGCCGCCCATGGAGCTGGCCATCGTGACGCGCCGGGCGCTGGCGTTCCTGGCGGAGCGGGGCGTGAAGGTGGAGCGCGCGTGGCAGGGCACGTTCCTGTCGGCGCTGGAGATGCCGGGGTGCTCGCTCACGGTGTTGAAGGTGGATGACGCGCGGCTCGAGCGGTTGGACGCGGCCACGGAAGCGCCCGCGTGGCCGGGGAGGGGGCAGGTGGTGACTCAGCGCCGCGTGGTGCCAGCGCGCGGCGCGTTGTCCAGGACGGAAGGGCACGCGAAACCCGAGCCCGAGATGGCGCGGGTGCGCGCGGCGGCGCTGGCGGTGGCGGACGCGTGGGACGCGGCGGAGGCGCGGCTGACGGAGCTGGACAGCGCGGCGGGAGACGGCGACCTGGGGCTGAGCCTCGCGCGCGGGGCGGCGGCGATCCGCGCGTTGCCTGAGGGGGCCTGGGCGACGCCGTCCGGTGCGTTGACGGAGCTGGGGCAGGCGCTGCGGAGGAACATCGGTGGCAGCTCCGGGCCGTTCTACGCGACGGCGTTGCTGCGCGCGGCCCGCCACCTGGCGGACAAGCCGTTGGATGCGGTGGCTTGGGCCAGGGCGTTCGAGGTGGCGGTCGAGGCGGTGTCGGAGCTGGGAGGCGCGCGGCCGGGAGACCGGACGATGGTGGACGCGCTGCACCCGGCCGCCGTGGCGCTGACGCGCGGGGTGCGAGAGGGGAGGTCGCTGGCGGTCGCGTGGGCGGAGGCGGCGCGCGCGGCGGAAGCCGGCGCGGACGCGACGGCGGGCATGTCGCCGCGCCTGGGCCGGGCCAGCTACCTGGGCGAGCGCGCGAAGGGGATTCCGGATGCGGGCGCGGTGGCGGTGGTCATCTGGATGAAGGCGCTGGGCGGAGTCGCGGACTGA
- a CDS encoding Ig-like domain-containing protein has translation MRSRSGGPWSWALGMTLALSLAACGVESLEENVRPPEGEMSVQDVGALTHTGPEAALAWDPYANAVASGTTATVLNASAALGAPDGRAATVLGLLNTALVLDLGQNEEGTGDLRVYYQGLSLALVAQVDFLKADGTFIGSSSLHLVELGLGTHIAVAKYPGNVPYRYVRLKGAVLALYLVDAVETSLRTVCGDGVLGGFEACDDGNQRSGDGCNSVCEVEPGYTCTGQPSVCDNNRAPTVEDVVATTPEDTSVGITIPAVDPDGDVLAFSFTLPIHGTLTGTGASVTYTPNTNFNGTDTFQVTVSDGKKQATATVSVTVTPVNDAPVATSSAVTVSYNTSTPITLVATDVDGDALTFTVTTPPAHGTLSGTGAQMLYTPAADFQGADSFTFTASDGALTSNIATVTLTVRGPPVCGDGYLDSGEVCDDGNRVAGDGCRADCQGVEVCGDGLVDSATGEQCDDGGTTPGDGCDAECQLDAFSNVPPTLISGTLNCTTANTNTGRKVAVDALGRFYVVMRCGGAVHVSVSLDRGHTWVGPTPLGITNAAEVAIEGGPTGVAYVAATSAGSLVFTRTVDAGASWEAPRTLTSAANPTLSMDSRGDALYISVSRGSSTGVRVLRNFARGANDFSVTDVNQNNVYFDVVVDKISGDVFSVSDDPSFRIHRSSDQGGTFGPQSSPPGQAYFSDWTGSNGFIYVTGSFGDDNVDVIPVSAPGTSTQVPGLPTDVGPAAFRTIDADALGNAYIASQRGTGDIQLDRMLVGATMILATDARTVGPGAAPAVAALPSNGGALVAYTNGTSVYGSVVVY, from the coding sequence ATGCGAAGCCGCTCTGGTGGGCCGTGGTCGTGGGCGCTGGGCATGACGCTAGCCTTGTCGCTGGCTGCGTGTGGAGTGGAGTCCCTGGAGGAGAATGTCCGTCCTCCAGAGGGTGAGATGTCGGTCCAGGACGTCGGGGCGTTGACGCACACAGGTCCAGAAGCCGCTTTGGCGTGGGACCCGTATGCGAACGCGGTGGCTTCGGGAACCACGGCGACGGTGCTCAACGCGAGCGCGGCCCTGGGGGCTCCGGACGGGCGGGCCGCGACAGTGCTGGGCCTGCTCAACACGGCGTTGGTGCTGGACCTGGGCCAGAACGAGGAAGGCACCGGCGACCTGCGCGTCTACTACCAGGGCCTCTCGTTGGCGCTCGTGGCGCAGGTGGACTTCCTGAAGGCGGATGGAACCTTCATCGGCTCCAGTTCGTTGCACCTGGTGGAGCTGGGCCTGGGGACCCATATCGCGGTGGCGAAATACCCGGGCAACGTGCCCTATCGCTACGTACGGCTGAAGGGTGCCGTGCTCGCGCTCTACCTGGTGGACGCGGTGGAGACGTCGCTGCGGACCGTCTGTGGTGATGGAGTGCTGGGCGGGTTCGAAGCCTGTGACGATGGCAATCAGCGCTCTGGCGACGGCTGCAACAGTGTCTGCGAGGTGGAGCCGGGCTACACCTGCACGGGGCAGCCCAGCGTTTGTGACAACAACCGAGCACCCACGGTCGAGGACGTCGTGGCGACCACCCCCGAGGACACTTCGGTCGGCATCACCATCCCCGCGGTGGACCCTGACGGTGACGTGCTGGCCTTCTCCTTCACGCTGCCCATCCATGGAACGCTCACGGGTACCGGGGCGTCGGTGACGTACACCCCGAATACGAACTTCAACGGAACGGACACCTTCCAAGTCACCGTCTCCGACGGCAAGAAGCAGGCAACGGCCACCGTCTCGGTCACAGTGACGCCCGTCAACGACGCGCCCGTGGCCACCTCTTCCGCGGTGACGGTGAGCTACAACACGTCGACGCCCATCACGTTGGTGGCTACGGACGTGGATGGGGACGCGCTCACGTTCACCGTGACGACACCTCCCGCGCACGGGACCCTGTCCGGCACGGGCGCCCAGATGCTCTACACACCCGCCGCGGACTTCCAGGGGGCGGACTCGTTCACGTTCACCGCCAGCGACGGCGCGCTCACCTCCAATATCGCGACCGTCACCCTCACCGTCCGGGGGCCGCCGGTCTGCGGCGATGGCTACCTCGATTCGGGTGAGGTGTGTGACGACGGCAACCGCGTCGCGGGGGACGGCTGTCGCGCTGACTGCCAGGGCGTGGAGGTCTGCGGCGACGGCCTGGTCGACAGCGCCACGGGAGAGCAGTGCGACGATGGCGGCACGACCCCCGGCGATGGCTGCGACGCCGAGTGCCAACTGGATGCCTTTTCGAATGTGCCCCCCACGCTCATCAGCGGGACTCTGAACTGCACCACCGCCAACACGAACACCGGGCGCAAGGTCGCGGTGGATGCGCTGGGGCGCTTCTACGTCGTCATGAGGTGCGGCGGCGCGGTCCATGTCAGCGTGAGCTTGGACCGGGGCCACACCTGGGTGGGGCCGACGCCCCTGGGAATCACCAACGCGGCGGAGGTCGCGATTGAAGGAGGCCCCACGGGGGTCGCCTACGTCGCGGCCACCAGCGCGGGCTCCCTCGTATTCACCCGGACCGTCGACGCGGGGGCGAGTTGGGAGGCGCCGCGAACCCTCACGTCGGCAGCCAACCCCACTCTCAGTATGGATTCCAGGGGCGACGCCCTCTACATCTCCGTCTCTCGAGGCAGCAGCACCGGGGTGCGCGTTCTCAGGAACTTCGCACGAGGCGCGAACGATTTCAGCGTGACGGATGTGAACCAGAACAATGTCTATTTCGACGTTGTCGTGGACAAGATCAGTGGAGATGTCTTCTCGGTGAGCGACGACCCCTCCTTCCGCATCCACCGCAGCAGCGACCAGGGGGGCACCTTCGGCCCGCAGAGCTCCCCGCCGGGCCAGGCCTACTTCTCGGACTGGACGGGCTCCAACGGCTTCATCTACGTCACGGGCTCCTTCGGGGATGACAACGTGGACGTCATCCCGGTGTCCGCGCCAGGGACAAGCACCCAGGTACCGGGCCTGCCCACCGACGTCGGTCCCGCGGCCTTCCGGACGATTGACGCGGACGCGCTCGGCAATGCCTACATCGCGTCCCAGCGGGGGACGGGCGACATCCAGTTGGACCGGATGCTCGTGGGGGCCACCATGATTCTGGCCACGGATGCCAGGACGGTGGGGCCGGGGGCCGCGCCAGCGGTCGCGGCGCTCCCATCGAACGGCGGCGCCCTCGTCGCCTATACGAACGGCACCAGCGTCTACGGCTCAGTCGTCGTGTACTGA
- a CDS encoding SDR family NAD(P)-dependent oxidoreductase: MSIEKTPVALITGASRGIGRATALTLAERGVDVIVTYVSAEKEANDVVESIRDKGRKAVALRLDLAMTDTFDAFVGDVKTQLMQTWSRERLDFLVNNGGAGGPVSFAETTESTFDALVGVHFKGPFFLTQKLLPVLADGGRIVNVSTGLTRYTIPGVSVYAAVKSALEAVTRVLALELGPRRIAVNSVAPGGIVTDYGGGFMRTNEQLRKAVVAETPLGRLGEPEDVADIIASLLSHDTRWLTGQRIEATGGYRL; encoded by the coding sequence ATGTCGATCGAGAAGACCCCCGTCGCCCTCATCACCGGAGCCAGCCGAGGCATCGGTCGGGCCACCGCGCTCACCCTCGCCGAGCGAGGTGTCGACGTCATCGTCACGTATGTGTCCGCCGAGAAGGAGGCGAACGACGTCGTCGAGAGCATTCGCGACAAGGGCCGCAAGGCCGTCGCGTTGCGGCTCGACCTCGCGATGACAGACACGTTCGATGCGTTTGTTGGCGACGTGAAGACACAGCTCATGCAGACGTGGTCACGCGAGCGTCTCGATTTTCTCGTGAACAACGGTGGCGCGGGTGGCCCGGTGTCCTTCGCCGAGACGACCGAGTCGACGTTCGACGCGCTCGTCGGCGTCCACTTCAAGGGCCCGTTCTTCCTCACGCAAAAGCTCCTGCCCGTGCTCGCCGACGGAGGCCGCATCGTGAACGTCTCGACGGGGTTGACGCGTTACACGATTCCGGGCGTCTCGGTCTACGCGGCGGTGAAGAGCGCGCTCGAAGCCGTCACGCGGGTGCTCGCCCTTGAGCTTGGGCCACGCCGCATCGCCGTGAACTCCGTGGCTCCTGGCGGCATCGTCACCGACTACGGCGGCGGGTTCATGCGCACCAACGAGCAGCTTCGGAAGGCAGTCGTCGCCGAGACGCCGCTCGGTCGTCTTGGAGAACCCGAGGACGTGGCCGACATCATCGCGTCGCTGCTCTCGCACGATACGCGATGGCTCACGGGCCAGCGCATCGAAGCCACCGGCGGCTATCGGCTCTGA
- a CDS encoding C40 family peptidase → MPTSLQRAAFLQSVLSQMHEPYRWNGKGQRASPEGPRLFDCSGLVTWALHQVGGPDWRVTHNTDSLWSACSPVASASDLLPGDLVLYGKGGDPDHVMVHVGAGVVVGASGGSSKTLTLEDAAAAGAKVKSFTRVEYRPDVLGFRRLPFAS, encoded by the coding sequence GTGCCCACCAGCTTGCAGCGCGCCGCCTTCCTCCAGTCTGTCCTTTCCCAGATGCATGAGCCCTACCGGTGGAACGGGAAGGGACAGCGCGCCTCGCCGGAAGGCCCGCGCCTCTTCGATTGCAGCGGCCTCGTGACCTGGGCGCTCCACCAGGTGGGCGGCCCGGACTGGCGTGTGACGCACAACACGGACAGCCTCTGGAGCGCCTGCTCTCCGGTGGCGAGCGCGTCGGACCTGCTGCCCGGGGACCTGGTGCTCTACGGCAAGGGTGGGGACCCGGACCACGTGATGGTGCACGTGGGAGCGGGCGTGGTGGTGGGCGCGTCAGGAGGCAGCAGCAAGACGCTCACCCTGGAGGACGCGGCGGCTGCCGGGGCGAAAGTGAAGTCCTTCACGCGCGTGGAGTACCGGCCCGATGTCCTGGGCTTCCGGCGTCTCCCCTTCGCCTCCTGA